The Syngnathoides biaculeatus isolate LvHL_M chromosome 1, ASM1980259v1, whole genome shotgun sequence region gggggtgcgcattatacttcaggatgcattatactcgagaaattgcaGTATGTTAATAGGCAGGCATAATGGCAAATGTTTCACCTGTGGGTGTACTCACTGTCGTTTGAGCCACTAGCCATTAAAATACCCCAAACCacatttttccttgtttttccaGTCGCCGGCGGTAGAGATTACCTCCACCCGGTGTGGACGTGTACCGGGACCGAGGCGGCGGCCCGAGCAGGGGGCGCAGCGGGCGAGAATCCCCCAGATCGCCCCTCTCCTCCGCACAGCAACACAGGTGGGACGATATTCAAAAGCCTTTCGGCGAGGCAAAAACCGACGGCAACGTTTTAACGCTCCATTTCGCGCGCGCAAAGATTTCACGCAGCCGGAGACTCCGGGTTCCTCACGTGCGCCCACCTGCAGAGCTACGACCCGGACCGGGCCCTCACCGACTACATCTCTAGACTGGAGGCCCTgcagaggcggctggggaacgtCACTTCAGGTTCTCTTCACTCATTCGCGCGTCACTTTTTGCGATCAAatctctcccgttttttttttttttttttttaaataacaaaatgtcTTCCCTTCGTCTACTGCAGGTGCTTCGTCTTCCCTCGCTCCGCTGCACTTCGGCTTGAGAAGATAAGACTGATAAAcaagttgccttttttttttgacgcaaACTATTCTCATTCTACAAGgaccaaaaaataataactttttGTTTGGTGTGTGACACGTGTGCGTCTTCTTGTCTCCACGTGGAAGACGtgtaatttaattaaataaatgatgtacattttgttcatggataatttaaaaaaaaaaaaacaaaaggctttTTGAGATTAATTTATGTTCACGTGGGTGTTGGTTAGCAAGGCAAGGGGCTTAACTGGATTCttcaactttgttttgtttcgagTCTTGAAGACATTTGTAGAGAGCGTATTTTTATAGGTGCTTTTCTGGCTATTTTgtcaaaaactgaaataaaggaGAAGATTTGAATGGGCTTTTTATTTAGTGGTTGACGAGAAGGTAAGTAAAACGAGGAAAATACACACTCACAAATCTTGTTCTTATTACATTTTACTGAAGTCGGAAGTTCACAGTCGAGACATTTCCCAGTTTCATCTAATGCAGCATATTCATTTGGAGCTTCttgaacacaggtgtcaaactcaaagcccgggggccacatctggcccagTTCATCAAttaatgtggcccgtgaaagcaaatcatgttgactttgtttcttgcaaaaatatcaaaactgGAAATGGTCTTTTAATTACATTGATATTGCAAGcagcttttgttaccatgaaataaattaaagttaaaaaaaaaaaaaaagttttccatcAATTTGTAGTGTATGTGTAATGTGGATTCATCCTAacttccctcagagggaaaaTTTATATACATGTGGAGTTTGACTCTGCTGTTCTAAACCCCCCTTTTCGCCTGCTTTTTATGCTTTATTCAATAAAACTAGGAAATTGTGCTacgagtaagaaaaaaaaaaagtttgacactcaacatttcaaattttccatttttctgactgcacagtttcatttttttttttaaatatataaattctACTTGACTGCGTTTATAAATGTGGCCTTCCTGCTTTTTTATGCGGAgttcaacaaaactgagacaaatgCTACTCTGAAGTtgaacatgaaaaatgtatttatgatttCACAGCATAACCATTAAGTTGTTCTACTACAGTATTTCTTAATCTGAACTATAAACTTGCCACTTTATTATGCGCcacttgacttcctgttttgacACTGACAACAGTCAAATGCTCCTGTTTTTTAAGACAACTTAATCTCACCATTTCGTTTTTGTCTGTGCTGAGTAAATTTGACAAAAGTCTTGATCTCTTCAGAGATTAAATTCTTGTTTTCTCTTACATAATTTTGAAGTTTCATGTGTCCTGGGTGTCCATAAAGCTGCATTTTACAGCTAAATGTAttacatttatgaaaaaaaaacaacctaaatGTTCTCAGAATGCTGAACTTCTCATTTCCTGGTTGTCctgaactgtctttttttttttctggtggtgggggggtgggttACAGAATAAAATGCATCTTCTAGTCTGAGGATTTAGTATTTCCTGCTTGCCTCATCTTTGCAGTTTCCAAGTGACCTTGAAGTTGGCCTGGGGCGAAATGTTCCAGGTTTTAATATGCTGCATTCAAGAAAACCGGGAAACGGGACAATGTCCTGGCAAAATGGAAACATGGCAACTGTTAATTTTACATAAAAAGGTATCCCGTAGAACCGCCTTCCAAGTTGCACGTATCCTTGTCGGAGTTTGAAATTTCCCGGCGTTGATTGCATGATTGCAAGGCCTTATATCAACATCCCAGCACGTTGATGCTGAATTggtgatctgttttttttttttttttttaaattatcattattaaatGTGAAATTGGTGTTCACGTCCCCGTCTTCAGTGTTTCCTCCTCCTATATGCGATGACGGGGTTGCGGGGGGTGTGTATCATGGTGGTGTAGTTAATGGTGGGGAAGTAGCCGTCCGCCAGGTCGAAGTCGTACAGGCGCAGCAACGTGGACCAGATGGTCTTGATCTGCACGTAGGCAAAGTTCTCACCGATGCAGCGATGTCGCCCTGattcaaaagaacaaaaacatattcCAGAATTGGAATTCTTTGTCCCCTCCtgagacaaaaatgcaaaagtgctttatttaaaaaaatttccttttttttttctctcaacccAGCCTATTTCGTTTGTGTCTTGACTGTAATCGTCtaatttgttttacatttctaaaaaacatttaatttgaaaatggcTCTCCACATACACCTAATCGtgactaaaacatttttttttagccatgaGCTGCTCAAATGACACCAAGGTAATAACTCACCATGGCAACACCTAAGCTATGCCCATTcctatttcatatttttcagtcGTAATAGAGTAGGTCGCCCAAAGCCATACAACCCTGTTAATCATAATATCggaaaaactattattttttgttatgtAGCTCAGTTTGTTGTTGGAAATGGAGCACAGCAGCTAACACTTGACTCTTGAGCAAAACCTGAAACATTAGTATTACTGTAATTAGAGTCATCCTAAAATTAgataaatttttaaataaaacgaTACTTTTTCATTGATCTTCCGTTccgcttttcctcactagggtcacgtgtgtgacggtctgagggcTCCCCCGTGCTGCAAAGTCTCCTTGCGATGAATGCGCATTGCGTTACTAGCAGGGGGAACTCtcctggtctcatagttccccttcttccacatggagagagctaacatacgttataacctaactttaaaagaaaagttgctaaaaaaaaaatatatatatatatatatatatatatacacacacacatatatgtacgttcgctgtgttcatctttccgAGACGTCCATAGCAAAGGTGAATGCTCGACGACaagttgaagcatggatggggatgtttacaaaatacacgcgcattactcacaaggagacttttcagcacgggggagcgctcagaccgtcacaccggagcGTCCATATACTGTAAGAATACAAATACGGAGCAGGGAGCGTTTCGGCTCGGAAGGGGCGCGCACCTGCTCCAAAGGGCACGTAGGCGAACTTCTCGCCGGCGGCGGGGTTGTCGCGCAGGTAGCGCTCGGGGTCGAAGCGCGTCCTCTCGCGCCACGTGTCTTGCAGCCGCTGGTTGACGGTCGGGGAGACGCACACTTGGTGGCCCGCGGGGATGGTGAAGCCCGACGCCGTCTGTGAAACCGTCGGAAAGGGGGTGTTACTCAAACGTGCTGGAGAGTACTGGAACGTTCCCAGTCTCCACATAACGTAACGTTACCTTGAATACCGCACCAGGACTTCATTAATTAACATcaattattgtattgttttggttAGCGACACAACATTGTGGCTCGACTATGCGTCAAGAGTGGATTGGAACGGTAATCGGCGCTAACGTCATCTTTAATGTCAaacaaagaactttttttttttaacaaaacgcCATACTTGTGCAGTAAAACCGCTTcggtaggtgctgctgttttggttagcaaatgAGTCGGTGGAGAAAAATGAGGTCATTACCTGAGTAGAGCGAGCCATCCTCATCATGGTCATGATGGGTGGGCGGAGCCTCAGAGTCTCTTTCAAACATCGCTCCAACAGGCCGAGGTCCTTCAGCTGAAGACATCGTTAATCATAAATGAACTGTGAATGAATTCATATTTGTGAAGGCCACCGCACCTGATCCAGTTGCAGGGGCGGCAGGTCGTCGCCGCACACCGCTTTCTGCTCGGCGTAGCAGCGCTCCTGCGTGGCTTTGTCGCGGGCCAGGAAAAAACCCAACCAGGCGCTGGTGGTGGACGACGTGTGTTGGCCGGCCAGCAGGAGGCCGATCAGCATGCCGGCGATTTCGTCGTCCGACAGCGGCCGTCCGTCCCTGACgggcggggaggaaaaaaaacaaaacgatgaATCTCATTTTCAACTCCAGCAGCTCTGAATGAgaattatttccttttttttttttttttacttgtaggTAGAGTCCACGAGCGTCTGCAGAATGTCGTCACTTTTCTCCCCGGAGCTTCTTCGCTTCTGGATCACCTTGTAGAAGATGTTCTTGATTTCTCGGTGAGCTTTGTCCCGCTTCCTAATGATGGCAAAACACTACTAtctcaaataattttttctcattgaaataaatgtaaatgctaTTAATCGGTTCCagccccaccaaaaaaaaaaaaaaaaaacgttttttttttgtaatgtgtttaaaaatgctCCACAgttttgtactttataaaaacatacagtcatATCCATgcattgtctgagccgcttatcctcacgagggtcgcgggagtgctggagccaatcccggcgatcttcggggaggaggcggggtacgcccagaactggttgccagccaatcacacagcGAAGCTTAAcaagtcgcactcccaatcacacctcagggcaatttaaagtccccAATGAATCATGCAGTAAtaacatttaaaggtcaagtgtcatgaaatggatcatTTCTGCACAAATCCAGTCCCTTGTAAGTTGAGGTACAACTGTATTTTGTCTACTTTGAGGCCATGTTTTGATATCGTAGGGTGTTTAAAAGAGGATAATTAAGCGTCCTACCTGAAGCTGGGTAGCGGCAGCCATCCGGGCAGGAGCCAGGCGGCGTGACTGAAACCTCCATCCAGGTCGGCGTAGAGCTGAGCGACGTGCTCGTCCAGCAGGCCCCGAATCTCCTTGCCGTGCAGGCAGTTGCTGGCCGTCAGGATGATGAGCTCGGACAGTGCCTCGAACAGGTCTTAAAGCGGAAAAAGACTCAGTATCACTGGAAAGCAGTCAAGAACACAATTAAATGCAACAAAGCAGGACTACTTCCACTttcctcgtttacctgacaccgcccccctccgctcttaaaggggtacactcgtacccgcaactttacatctgcgggcatgactgaccacacccgtacatttttcaaatgtgagtgacgtGTGCCTTTTATTGCTaaggtttgtttttgtattacacaaaaataaaagtttattgGCAGCACTTACATCGAACCTTTCGAAGAAATATGTCAGTAACTGTTGCAAAATTAGAGCTAGCCATAGCATTTTTGACATGTTGAGCCCTGTGACAGACCAAGGAAATGGGCACACAAGTGTATGAACGTATAGATCTTACCTCTCTGGCCACCGTCTCCCCATCTCTGAAAATACGCGACGGTCTCGGCCTCGATGATCTTGACGTGTTCCTTGAAGCGAGCCATGTTCAAGCCCGTTTTTAGCATCTTCTTTTGTTCCAGGAAGATCTACGCGTGCACAAACCTCCACGGTGAGACCACGTTGCGCAATTTGGGCCACGACGTGCATTTTGACGGACTCTCACCGGGTTGGGGACGTCGTAGGCGACTCCTTTGCCGAAGACCGGCGTGGTGAGTCGGGAGTAGACGTCCTCGGCGTTCAGGTCCTCGTTTTTGCTGTTGAAGAGCAGCGTGGCGGCGTCGCTTCCCAGAAGGTATGTGAAGGTTTTTCCCACCATGGTGAAGCTGAACACCGGTCCGTACTACCGAGGGGTGGGAATTTAAATGTTTAGCCCTCTAAATGGAGATCATTTGTCTGTTTCAACTCCTTATTTGGGCAAATATATGTAGTATGTAAATGTAGCTCatcctcaatttaaaaaaaaaaaaaaaaaagcatgtcactCAGTTGCAAAGTATCCAACGCATTTCTCCGACAGCAAcaactgcgactgactggcgaccagttcagtgtgtagtccGCATTTCGCCCGGTtatccgggataggctccagctctcccgcgcctcccttgtgaggataagtggcttgtcCATGTATGTCGTACGAGAGCGGGTTCCTCGtatgtttctgacatacttgGTGAATTAAGATGATTCTGATGATTCTCTTCAAAATAGAATCCTTGTCATCAGGTGCCACAAAATAGCGCCAAATAATTTTTATGCACAGAAAGTGAAAAGATGGATTTTCACCGAATATTGGAGGAAGAAATCTGACATTCTTCTTGAACCAATCACAAATGCCACAACGCAGAGAATTAGCATACATTTTGTGGCCCTAAAAGCTAAAATCATGGGGAAAAGGATACCCACCCCTGCTGCTGATTGTAATAATTGTTGTATTTAatgtgtaattattatttttaattgtttaaattTAATGTGAGCTTTCACTTACTTTTTCATACGCTTTTTCTAAAAAGTCAATGGGACTTTTGCCAAATGCAACAGCATGACCAAGGAAGGGGACACTGGAAGGGATGTAAGGTGGatatttctgtttaaaaaaaataataataataattaaaaagtgtTGGAAGTCAAGCTTTCAAACTTTCATTTAATTTAAGGCTACTTACCACATTCTTGTCAGAAGtctgtttgtgttgtattttgcCGTAAAAATAGCCGAAAGTGAGCGTGACGAAAGAAGCGGCCAGGACCAAAGAAGTTAGGTTGTCGTTCATCTTTCCCACAGTGTCCCCGAGTAGCTTGGTGCTCATATGATACAAATGCATCGACATGTTTAAAATTTGTGCTACCCGGCTCGTCTCTTTAAGTCTTTAAATCGGACGGCTCATTATAATCTAGGACAAGTCAAGTCAAAATTGTTCAACCGCCGGTGTTTGTCACCGCCATCACTACCTCTCAACGTCGGTCCCGCCCCCGCCTGACCGATATCATTTTCCGATTGGCTGTTGCTCTCGCGTCCGTCAAGCAACTCCTCCTCTCATTGGCTGCTTCCGTCTGAACCGATCTCAGGTGTTATGATGTCACCGACTGTCcgagtaaatacagtatattttaaaaattgtttttaaatttaaactcATTCAATAGATACGAATTCTTCTTTTAACACATATACTTATATTTTCTAATTCTTtaaaaagtactgtaaatagCCTGCAGTGTGTACCCTAACTTCATCCCGTTACCAAGCTAAATCAATGattcaatttatttaaatgCACAATCAATATTGCCCAaagaaatgaatcaaaataCATTCCTTCTTCCAGCCCCCACTCACGCCACCATTTTATCTtatgatgaagaaaaatagcATTGTACTGAAAGAAATGAACTGCCTTTATATAGTGTAATTACAGAACGTTGGGAGTCACAACTTTTGTGTTGGgggtgtgcctttaaggggcctGGAATGACCGGTATGTATGTAAAAATCTGTGCTTTATTCAAgcattcaatttattaaaacaaattattaaataaacatATTTACATTCACATGAAAATACAAGATTTGTCAAAACCGTCACACACACATTGAACTTGTGAAAAAGAGATATTACTACATATAGTAGTATAGTTTGCCCTGTTGCAGTCATTTTATTATTCAGCGTTGAAATGGATTTGGCAGCCGCGTCATCCTGAGCGCTCTCGGTTCAACCGTAAGCGTATTTGTCTGTGGCGCCTTTATCGTTGGGGGTCATTTGCCCGCTCAGCTTCATTAAAAGCTTCACAATGAGGCCAGCCTATGAACAATGATaacagacattcattaaacacgTCAAAATTAAGTAACGATTCCACTGAGGTGTCCTTTTAATTTTTGCTCACTGGGTTTAAATTTGAAGACAGCGTGTCGGGATTTTGCAATTTCTGGATGACAGCcaccattttgtgtttttttttttttttctttttttttttaacatcatgtGTTGGTGCATTCCCATGATCTTAAAAATCAGATCTGCTTTTATGGACAACTTTTACCTGCTTGGTGTGCACAATGAAGTTCATTTTGTTCTCGCCGCTGTGCACTTGGAAGTACTGGTCAGCGTGTCCCAGCTGCCACATGAACGTGCCGTACTCTAAGCTGATGAGAAGCACCTGTGAAAAACCAAAAAAGCATCAAAATGCAACCTTAATAAGACAATAAATATTCCGATGAGATGACAACACACCTTGGTCTCCATGTTCATGAGGTGCAGCCCCTTGGTGTTCACGCCCACGTAGACCCGGATGACCTTGTGGTTGCTGGCGCTGGCCTTGGTGTACACCTGACCCGTGAAGAAGGCGGCGCCGTAGGTGGGGATGTCCCAGCAGTTCTGCAGGAAAAGCCTCTGCAGGTGGTGCATTTCCTTGCTCACGCCCTCGCTGGTGCTCAGCGCCTGTTGGTCAACGAGCCCAAAAAGGTTGAAGCAATGACGGGAAAACTGGTCCAAACTTTTTCAAAGTTCCACTCTACTTTGTACTCGTGAAGAATCCTGTTGGTCCAGTGGTATGCTTTGCTTT contains the following coding sequences:
- the LOC133498052 gene encoding lanosterol 14-alpha demethylase isoform X1: MSMHLYHMSTKLLGDTVGKMNDNLTSLVLAASFVTLTFGYFYGKIQHKQTSDKNVKYPPYIPSSVPFLGHAVAFGKSPIDFLEKAYEKYGPVFSFTMVGKTFTYLLGSDAATLLFNSKNEDLNAEDVYSRLTTPVFGKGVAYDVPNPIFLEQKKMLKTGLNMARFKEHVKIIEAETVAYFQRWGDGGQRDLFEALSELIILTASNCLHGKEIRGLLDEHVAQLYADLDGGFSHAAWLLPGWLPLPSFRKRDKAHREIKNIFYKVIQKRRSSGEKSDDILQTLVDSTYKDGRPLSDDEIAGMLIGLLLAGQHTSSTTSAWLGFFLARDKATQERCYAEQKAVCGDDLPPLQLDQLKDLGLLERCLKETLRLRPPIMTMMRMARSTQTASGFTIPAGHQVCVSPTVNQRLQDTWRERTRFDPERYLRDNPAAGEKFAYVPFGAGRHRCIGENFAYVQIKTIWSTLLRLYDFDLADGYFPTINYTTMIHTPRNPVIAYRRRKH
- the LOC133498052 gene encoding lanosterol 14-alpha demethylase isoform X2: MSMHLYHMSTKLLGDTVGKMNDNLTSLVLAASFVTLTFGYFYGKIQHKQTSDKNVKYPPYIPSSVPFLGHAVAFGKSPIDFLEKAYEKYGPVFSFTMVGKTFTYLLGSDAATLLFNSKNEDLNAEDVYSRLTTPVFGKGVAYDVPNPIFLEQKKMLKTGLNMARFKEHVKIIEAETVAYFQRWGDGGQRDLFEALSELIILTASNCLHGKEIRGLLDEHVAQLYADLDGGFSHAAWLLPGWLPLPSFRKRDKAHREIKNIFYKVIQKRRSSGEKSDDILQTLVDSTYKDGRPLSDDEIAGMLIGLLLAGQHTSSTTSAWLGFFLARDKATQERCYAEQKAVCGDDLPPLQLDQLKDLGLLERCLKETLRLRPPIMTMMRMARSTQTASGFTIPAGHQVCVSPTVNQRLQDTWRERTRFDPERYLRDNPAAGEKFAYVPFGAGARPFRAETLPAPYLYSYSIWTLRCDGLSAPPC